A region of Syngnathoides biaculeatus isolate LvHL_M chromosome 20, ASM1980259v1, whole genome shotgun sequence DNA encodes the following proteins:
- the LOC133493819 gene encoding gastrula zinc finger protein XlCGF57.1-like isoform X1, whose amino-acid sequence MRTAAYKEELWRPNEEKKPQRQLLDAVFSLQPRIVLRRADVSEYLNPGWQQSVSSHIKEEEEGEEVRYIKEEEEEILHVKEEEQEESIQVPPTGVHLKNKDEGQSEERRWAQPPSRKSSSDGDHCEVSQTNGHHDDDDDYDDDDDDEQSAGDRTCHTANKCCKCCRCRKTFASMRDFKQHVKIHTGEKPFTGSIYGERFSQKGTLKIPTTKQIGEKPFSCLVCGQRFNRKGDFKIHTRIHGGVKPFSCLVCGQRFTRNGDLKRHTRTHTGEKPFVCSVCGQRFSQKAHFKIHTRIHTGVKPFSCLVCDKRFAGKGDLKRHTRTHTGVKPFSCPLCDKRFTEKGKLQIHTRIHTGEKPFSCPFCDKKFADKGNLKRHTRTHTGEKPFLCPVCDKRFNEKEKLKIHLRTHTGEKPFSCPVCDKSFTQKRKLKMHSRTHTGEKPFSCPVCDKRFTEKGNLKRHTRTHTGDKSFSYSDVAKDSL is encoded by the coding sequence ATGTCAGTGAATATCTTAATCCGGGCTGGCAGCAGTCAGTGTCcagtcacatcaaagaggaagaagaaggtgaaGAGGTTCGGTatatcaaagaggaggaggaagaaattCTCCAcgtgaaagaggaagagcaggaggaaagcATCCAAGTTCCACCcactggtgtccatttgaagaataaagatgaaggtcaaagtgaggagagaCGATGGGCGCAGCCTCCAAGCAGGAAGAGCTCAAGTGATGGAGACCATTGTGAAGTATCACAAACAAATGgtcatcatgatgatgatgatgattatgatgatgatgacgatgatgaacAGTCAGCAGGTGATAGGACATGTCACACTGCCAACAAATGCTGCAAATGTTGTCGGTGTAGGAAAACATTTGCTTCTATGAGGGATTTTAAACAACacgtgaaaatacacacaggagaGAAGCCTTTTACAGGCTCAATTTATGGTGAAAGATTCTCACAGAAGGGAACCTTAAAAATacccacaacaaaacaaattggtgagaaacctttttcctgcttagtttgtggtcaaagattcaatCGGAAGGgagattttaaaatacacacaagaatacacGGTGGTGTGAAACCTTTTTCTtgtttagtttgtggtcaaagattcactcggaatggagatttaaaaagacacacaagaacacacactggtgagaagccttttgtatgctcagtttgtggtcaaagattttctcagaaggcacattttaaaatacacacaagaatacacactggtgtgaaaccattttcctgcttagtttgtgataaaagattcgcTGGGAAGGGAGATTTAAAAAGAcatacaagaacacacactggtgtgaaacctttttcatgtccactttgtgataaaagattcactgagaagggaAAATTACAAATCCACACAAGaatccacactggtgagaaacctttttcatgtccattTTGTGATAAAAAATTCGCTGATaagggaaatttaaaaagacacacaagaacacacactggtgagaaaccttttttatgtccagtttgtgataaaagattcaatgagaaggaaaaattaaaaatacacttaaGAACAcatactggtgagaaacctttttcatgtccagtttgtgataaaagctTCACTCAgaagagaaaattaaaaatgcactcaagaacacacactggtgagaaacctttttcatgtccagtttgtgataaaagattcactgagaagggaaatttaaaaagacacacaagaacacacactggtgataAATCTTTTTCCTACTCAGATGTAGCCAAAGATTCTCTGTGa